A region of Paenibacillus sp. 37 DNA encodes the following proteins:
- a CDS encoding Crp/Fnr family transcriptional regulator: protein MTELTTVLEKRGNTNCFSEANFNHLLVTMKDRTYPEGTHLYWEGDVSDKLYYMKRGRAQITKSTDEGKELIMYMYQSGDMIGQADPFFGSKHSFSAEVLEDSEIGVLEHKDLEMLICQHCDFAIDFMKWMGIHHRLTQTKFRDLMLYGKPGALCSTLIRLSNSYGEPHGEHVIIHKKITHTDLSNMIGATRESVNRMLSDLRKKDGIEYDNGMIVIKDLKMLQGICHCELCPNEICRI from the coding sequence ATGACAGAACTAACAACTGTACTGGAAAAGCGCGGCAATACCAATTGTTTCTCGGAAGCGAATTTCAACCATTTGCTGGTTACCATGAAAGATAGAACCTATCCGGAAGGTACACATCTGTACTGGGAAGGAGACGTCTCTGACAAACTTTATTATATGAAACGGGGCCGTGCACAGATCACCAAATCCACGGATGAAGGCAAGGAACTGATCATGTACATGTATCAGTCCGGTGATATGATTGGGCAGGCTGATCCCTTTTTTGGCTCTAAACACAGCTTCTCAGCGGAAGTGCTGGAGGATAGTGAGATCGGTGTACTGGAGCATAAAGACCTGGAGATGTTAATCTGCCAGCATTGTGACTTTGCGATCGACTTTATGAAATGGATGGGCATCCACCACCGGTTGACACAGACCAAATTCCGGGATCTCATGTTATATGGCAAACCGGGTGCACTTTGCTCCACCCTCATTCGGTTGTCGAATTCGTATGGTGAGCCGCATGGAGAGCATGTCATTATTCACAAAAAAATTACCCACACGGACCTGTCCAATATGATTGGAGCCACTCGTGAAAGTGTAAACCGCATGTTAAGCGACCTGCGTAAGAAAGATGGGATTGAATATGACAATGGCATGATTGTCATCAAAGATCTGAAGATGCTGCAAGGAATCTGTCACTGTGAACTTTGCCCGAACGAGATCTGTCGTATTTAA
- a CDS encoding winged helix-turn-helix transcriptional regulator: protein MCPRFETAFSFLGKRWNGLIIQTLMSGSKRFKDISNLIPSMSDKMLSERMKDLESEGILVRHVYPETPVRIEYELTEKGRALQPVMNQIQDWAEQWVD from the coding sequence ATGTGTCCGCGTTTCGAGACGGCGTTTTCTTTTTTGGGCAAGCGCTGGAATGGTTTAATTATTCAAACGTTGATGAGTGGTTCGAAGCGATTCAAGGATATCTCCAATCTGATTCCATCCATGAGTGATAAGATGTTATCCGAACGGATGAAAGATCTGGAGAGTGAAGGTATTCTGGTTCGTCACGTCTATCCCGAGACGCCAGTTCGTATTGAATATGAACTGACGGAGAAAGGTAGAGCGCTCCAGCCCGTCATGAATCAAATTCAAGACTGGGCTGAGCAGTGGGTTGACTAA
- a CDS encoding ThuA domain-containing protein produces the protein MINVTIWNEFVHEKIHDEVREVYPDGLHRALADGLGGEGFAIRTATLDQPEHGLSDEVLNSTDVLIWWGHMAHDRVSDEISQKVAQRVLNGMGMIVLHSGHFSKPFKALMGTSCDLKWRVADEQEIVWCVNPSHPIADGIEGKIVLEKEEMYGEFFDIPVPDELVFVSNFQGGEVFRSGCTFRRGEGKIFYFRPGHETYPTYYKPEILRVISNAVKWAYPARSFKPEFGKSEPVRPFGGVLV, from the coding sequence ATGATCAACGTCACCATTTGGAATGAATTTGTCCATGAGAAAATTCACGATGAAGTAAGGGAAGTCTACCCGGATGGTCTGCATCGAGCACTGGCTGACGGACTTGGCGGCGAAGGCTTTGCTATTCGTACAGCTACACTGGATCAGCCTGAACACGGATTAAGTGATGAAGTGCTGAATTCCACAGATGTGCTCATATGGTGGGGACATATGGCACATGATCGCGTAAGCGATGAGATCTCACAGAAGGTCGCGCAGCGAGTGCTGAATGGGATGGGAATGATTGTGCTCCATTCAGGTCATTTCTCCAAACCATTCAAAGCGCTGATGGGAACCAGCTGCGATCTGAAGTGGCGTGTAGCTGACGAGCAGGAAATTGTATGGTGTGTTAACCCATCTCATCCGATTGCGGATGGCATCGAAGGCAAGATTGTATTGGAAAAAGAAGAGATGTACGGCGAATTCTTCGATATTCCAGTACCAGATGAACTGGTGTTTGTAAGTAACTTCCAGGGTGGGGAAGTATTCCGGAGCGGATGTACGTTCCGGCGTGGTGAAGGTAAAATCTTTTATTTCCGACCAGGTCATGAGACGTATCCGACCTATTACAAGCCGGAAATATTAAGAGTGATCAGCAATGCTGTTAAATGGGCATATCCTGCCCGCAGTTTTAAGCCGGAATTTGGCAAGAGCGAACCTGTAAGACCATTTGGTGGCGTGCTGGTCTAA
- a CDS encoding sugar phosphate isomerase/epimerase family protein, producing MKLGVFLVLFGGRKLEDALDYVASKGLKAVEIGTGGHPGNAHCKPDELLSNPTALKNFKNAVESRGLTISALSCHGNPLHPQKDIAKGFHDDFVKTVELAEKLEVPVVNTFSGCPGDHEDAKYPNWPVAPWPNDFQEILKWQWENKVIPYWTEWGKFAADRNVKVGLELHGGFSVHTPATLLRLREAAGEVIGANLDPSHMWWQGIDPVQAIHILGREGAIHHFHAKDTTIDPVNVNKHGVTDMQDYTNMLDRAWQFRSVGYGHDNKTWADIMSALRLVGYDYVVSIEHEDGLMSVEEGFSKAVQNLQQVLIEEPLGDMWWV from the coding sequence TTGAAACTCGGCGTATTTTTGGTACTATTCGGAGGACGTAAATTGGAGGATGCTCTTGATTATGTAGCATCCAAGGGATTAAAAGCAGTAGAGATCGGAACAGGCGGACATCCAGGCAATGCACATTGTAAGCCAGATGAGTTGTTAAGCAATCCTACAGCACTGAAAAATTTCAAAAATGCAGTGGAATCACGTGGTTTGACGATCAGTGCACTTAGCTGTCACGGTAACCCGCTACATCCGCAAAAGGATATTGCCAAAGGATTTCACGATGATTTTGTTAAAACGGTAGAACTGGCTGAGAAGCTGGAAGTACCTGTAGTGAATACTTTCTCCGGTTGTCCGGGAGACCATGAGGATGCCAAATATCCGAACTGGCCTGTTGCACCATGGCCAAATGACTTCCAGGAGATCCTGAAGTGGCAGTGGGAGAACAAAGTTATCCCTTACTGGACAGAGTGGGGTAAGTTTGCAGCAGATCGTAACGTAAAAGTTGGATTGGAGCTGCACGGTGGATTCTCCGTTCATACTCCAGCAACATTGCTGAGATTGCGTGAAGCAGCAGGTGAAGTGATCGGAGCCAATCTGGACCCAAGTCACATGTGGTGGCAAGGTATTGATCCGGTTCAGGCAATTCACATCTTGGGACGTGAAGGAGCCATCCATCACTTCCATGCAAAAGATACAACGATTGATCCGGTAAACGTGAACAAACACGGTGTAACGGATATGCAGGACTATACCAATATGCTGGATCGGGCTTGGCAGTTCCGCTCGGTTGGTTATGGACATGATAACAAGACTTGGGCAGATATTATGAGTGCCTTGCGTCTGGTCGGATATGATTATGTAGTAAGTATTGAGCACGAAGACGGTCTGATGTCGGTTGAAGAAGGATTCTCTAAAGCCGTGCAAAATCTCCAGCAAGTATTAATCGAAGAACCGCTGGGCGATATGTGGTGGGTTTAG
- a CDS encoding Gfo/Idh/MocA family protein, protein MEKMKAGIIGCGNISAIYLENLKNNPIIEVVAVADLIRERAQERADEFNIANVYNVDELLQNNEIELVLNLTVPGSHAMTDLAALEAGKHVYAEKPLAISLEDGRKVVELAEEKGLYVGSAPDTFLGSGIQTARKAIEDGLIGKPVAATSFFMGGGPEAWHPNPEFFYVAGGGPMFDMGPYYLTALITLLGPIRRISASAGIQIADRKIGSGPKEGTALQVETPTHLAGTIDFAEGAIATMITSFDIRGASDLPRIEIYGTEGTLSVPDPNYFNGEVKVRRYGQDTWETIKPVFESGQNERGIGVTEMVESIRAGREHKASGKLAYHVLEAMHSFQRSSLEGKHIHLESSYDSFAVTRTVQTEIETVESH, encoded by the coding sequence GTGGAGAAAATGAAAGCAGGCATCATCGGGTGTGGTAACATCAGCGCCATCTACTTGGAAAATCTCAAAAACAACCCGATCATTGAAGTCGTGGCTGTTGCGGATTTGATTCGTGAACGCGCTCAGGAACGGGCAGATGAATTTAATATCGCAAACGTTTACAATGTAGATGAGTTGCTGCAAAATAACGAAATTGAACTTGTGTTGAACCTTACGGTTCCTGGCAGTCACGCGATGACTGATCTGGCTGCACTCGAAGCTGGCAAACATGTGTATGCCGAGAAGCCGCTGGCAATTTCTCTTGAGGATGGTCGCAAGGTTGTTGAGTTGGCTGAGGAAAAGGGATTGTATGTTGGTTCTGCACCGGATACCTTCCTTGGTTCAGGCATACAGACAGCTCGTAAAGCCATTGAGGATGGGCTGATTGGCAAGCCGGTTGCAGCGACTTCATTCTTTATGGGTGGAGGACCAGAAGCTTGGCATCCTAATCCGGAGTTCTTTTATGTCGCAGGTGGCGGACCGATGTTTGATATGGGACCTTACTACCTGACCGCTCTGATTACGCTTCTTGGACCGATTCGCAGAATCAGCGCCTCGGCAGGCATACAGATTGCAGATCGCAAGATTGGCTCTGGGCCGAAGGAAGGCACAGCACTACAAGTAGAGACGCCTACTCACTTGGCAGGAACCATTGATTTTGCAGAAGGTGCCATTGCAACCATGATCACCAGTTTTGATATTCGCGGAGCTTCGGATCTGCCACGTATTGAAATCTATGGTACAGAAGGTACGCTTAGTGTACCGGACCCCAATTATTTTAACGGGGAAGTGAAGGTTCGCAGATACGGCCAAGACACTTGGGAGACGATCAAACCAGTCTTCGAAAGTGGACAAAACGAACGAGGCATTGGCGTAACTGAGATGGTCGAATCCATTCGTGCCGGACGGGAACACAAAGCCAGTGGCAAACTTGCTTATCACGTACTGGAAGCCATGCATTCATTCCAGCGTTCTTCACTTGAAGGCAAGCACATACATCTGGAGAGCAGCTATGATTCTTTTGCAGTAACTCGCACAGTTCAAACTGAGATTGAAACCGTGGAATCCCACTAG